DNA from Spartobacteria bacterium:
AATGCATGTTAGATTTCAACCCTCTTTGAGCAACGGTAACTGCTGCAATATCGCCCAGACTTTCCATCAGTAATGAAGGTTTTATGTTGCATAGGCCTTTGTTTATCGGAAGTATTTCACTTTCAAACTTTGGAATCATCGTTTTGTTAATGATCGCTGTACTTCTAGAATAAATACTGCCAATGACAATGCAGTCTAACGCCAATAGATCAACCAGCAACGCTAGCGTTAATCCAAGTTTTTCGGCACTTATCCTTATTGTTTCCAGGGCAGCCTCATCCTGCTCGTTTTCGGCTTTATCAAAGATTTCTTTCGCGCTCAATCTGGTATGTGTTAATTGCTGATGGAGCATTGAAATCCCTGCGCCGCAACAATAGCTCTCTACGGAACCATTTTTCCCATAGCAATAGGGGCCTGATTCGGCAATGCGTATATGCCCCAGTTCACCTGCTTGATCGTTTGATCCTCTGTATAATTTCTTCTCAAGAATCAATCCCGCACCAAGACCTGTGCCAAAGGTGAGAAATGCAAAATTGGTACTCCCTCTGCCGTTCCCGTAGTAGTATTCCGCGAGCGCACAGGCATTGGCATCATTTTCTAAAAAGGTGGGAATGTGAAACGCGGCTTCCAGCAATTCTTTTATATTTATACCATGCCAGGATGGTAAATGCGTCGGACTTATGAATGTGCCCGTTTCACTGTTTAGTGGACCGCCAGCACTTA
Protein-coding regions in this window:
- a CDS encoding ROK family protein, giving the protein MDGTSPEIIHKIKFLTEESFEDNFQLMVHSINKIRTDLNVDIAAIGISAGGPLNSETGTFISPTHLPSWHGINIKELLEAAFHIPTFLENDANACALAEYYYGNGRGSTNFAFLTFGTGLGAGLILEKKLYRGSNDQAGELGHIRIAESGPYCYGKNGSVESYCCGAGISMLHQQLTHTRLSAKEIFDKAENEQDEAALETIRISAEKLGLTLALLVDLLALDCIVIGSIYSRSTAIINKTMIPKFESEILPINKGLCNIKPSLLMESLGDIAAVTVAQRGLKSNMHS